One genomic window of Hyperolius riggenbachi isolate aHypRig1 chromosome 7, aHypRig1.pri, whole genome shotgun sequence includes the following:
- the LOC137525952 gene encoding E3 ubiquitin-protein ligase TRIM39-like: MASAALGDELSCPICLDLFTEPVSLRCGHNFCYHCIVTALDTQEGSGAFSCPECREEHPGRPLLDKNRKLSSIVENFRSMQEDETKIPCTYCVDSPVAAVKTCLQCEVSMCEKHLMAHNKTVDHDLTEPTSSVGNKKCSIHKKLLEYYCYEDSTCLCVSCCLVGTHIGHHVELLQEAAKEKKEEQKLVLKKLTSKRMSSVNRILSLRDRKKEVQEKADSIKNMVTSLYEDIIRQLEMQKKEVLSEVSSQEKQIVGSLSDQILDLEEHKDEMSRKIGHIEKLYNLTDPISVLQDPEVDPSDQEDDDEQPDPDLDDFLISLVLQGSLQDLIITIKSQLQTKFCIQEMSNLSLNPKTAHELVALSEDLKTASFSEAEQNRPKLPERFRRYPQVMSVETFSCRTRYWEVEVSDSGAWEVGVSYPSIVRKGEESSFGDNNKSWCLHMCDNDYVAVHDSQEEDVVPLSTCRRLGLYLDYEAGHLSFYQLGDKITHLHTFTATFTEPLHAAFYIYKGAWIKITH, translated from the coding sequence ATGGCGTCTGCTGCTCTAGGAGATGAGTTGAGCTGCCCCATCTGTCTGGACCTGTTTACAGAGCCGGTGTCACTGAGATGTGGACATAACTTCTGCTATCACTGTATTGTGACTGCTCTGGATACACAAGAGGGGTCCGGTGCTTTTTCCTGTCCGGAGTGCAGAGAGGAGCATCCAGGCCGCCCCCTGCTGGATAAGAACAGGAAGCTGTCCAGCATTGTGGAAAATTTCAGGTCTATGCAGGAGGATGAAACTAAGATCCCCTGCACATACTGTGTGGATTCTCCTGTAGCTGCTGTTAAGACATGCCTCCAGTGTGAGGTCTCCATGTGTGAAAAACACCTAATGGCCCACAACAAGACAGTGGATCACGACTTAACTGAACCCACCTCATCCGTTGGCAATAAAAAATGCTCCATACACAAGAAGCTCCTGGAGTATTACTGCTATGAGGATtccacctgtctgtgtgtgtcctgctgtctggttGGGACACACATAGGACACCACGTGGAACTTCTACAggaggctgctaaggagaagaaggaggaacAGAAATTGGTCCTCAAAAAACTAACCTCAAAGAGAATGAGTAGCGTAAATAGAATTCTGAGTCTACGGGACCGCAAAAAAGAAGTACAAGAAAAAGCAGATAGTATAAAGAACATGGTCACTTCTCTGTATGAGGACATCATAAGACAGCTTGAAATGCAAAAGAAGGAGGTTCTGAGTGAGGTCTCCAGTCAAGAAAAGCAGATTGTggggtccctctctgatcagatcctgGATCTGGAGGAACACAAGGATGAGATGTCCAGGAAGATCGGGCACATTGAAAAGTTGTATAACCTGACTGATCCTATATCTGTCCTCCAGGATCCAGAAGTAGACCCAAGTGATCAAGAAGACGATGATGAGCAACCTGACCCtgatttggatgattttttgatctcacttgtgttacaagGGTCCTTACAGGATCTTATCATCACTATAAAATCACAATTGCAAACTAAATTCTGCATACAAGAAATGTCCAATCTTTCTCTAAATCCAAAAACTGCCCATGAGCTTGTGGCCTTATCTGAGGACCTCAAAACCGCCTCATTTTCCGAAGCAGAACAGAATAGGCCTAAGTTACCAGAGAGATTTAGAAGATACCCACAGGTTATGAGCGTGGAGACTTTTTCCTGCAGGACACGTTACTGGGAAGTGGAGGTCAGCGACTCTGGAGCTTGGGAGGTTGGAGTGAGCTATCCCAGTATAGTGAGGAAAGGAGAAGAGTCCAGTTTTGGGGACAATAACAAATCATGGTGTTTACACATGTGTGATAACGACTACGTAGCTGTCCACGACTCACAGGAAGAGGATGTAGTCCCTCTGTCTACTTGCAGAAGATTAGGACTCTATCTGGATTATGAAGCTGGCCATCTGTCTTTCTACCAGTTGGGTGACAAaatcacacacctacacaccttcactgccaccttcaccgagcccctccatgctgcttTCTATATTTATAAAGGGGCCTGGATCAAGATCACACACTAA